A region of Bicyclus anynana chromosome 17, ilBicAnyn1.1, whole genome shotgun sequence DNA encodes the following proteins:
- the LOC112046362 gene encoding centrosomal protein of 120 kDa, which yields MDELRGPTIQIVLNVKEGLGFGFLKSPFVVSGSLNGYLLETDPVVPSHAPVFDAELVWEADKRRFRSLRVQNVPVKIEVYMTGTQERKIKIGYLLLSLLSAQPCPSNKVVDIKHSWHKLLGVKSEGKCCHPQLLMSLSVEDRLSTPTPRNELRIFHSNEVALPSVRSNKSAPTPATRSMLLTLNEYLAESRKTVSSVELQPKLLCDEGLIQIGSGNHLFVLGLMIGAVDNLDLLLPADAKNKEINNCYVTYSVFTHNINTDRVNATSVNNGSIAHFNQRTSLRLRTSLASLSRYFAECPHLVTRVCVGDTDVGICSLDLRKLVPTEDVEKFVASFCNEGSALCIQERCYLLRCDDAPQEGGRRAFVDVELSLKYSGVGSNVPVSLCNEGSSTYRSAVTYSAVTTRRRRGAGERSWTSSSVSSIAAWAAMCRSVCATRAALHTGALSLTALTGNNKPPPLLTARSASQLESGRKKEEVEKGGILDFRSGSCTTLDQDVGGVAYTNMAPGNTARYKNASGDVYLQTNELTELIKKMCDSFAQSQERLLSARPKVTSDQQVQCDPTLDAVDGDNDNVEREPDKLSRSKSDTHIKHDENDNSRPTLSIDRESLMQKYVGELEDWKERQQQLFKLQLKRKEDYYLDQLANEWNKRRAELESKLSKGVEQCRNLAADLSRATEDFRLRGYRNTERERKLLDAKKALEAHYTAKYQELREASQKMEDDMNHQLKMKDMALEEVQLKVQSLEKQNAALKNDLKNVEKDAESKYSGLTKDQTASLIQELRCLEEKLESAAAAKAFFKEQWGRAVRELHRAKLGQRARMLAELRQHRRTIADNNLDPIDELDKRNDQKMDVNKLKDDFYMDIMTKNPIESQSIISNDDVLDLYEELRIPKKETSDKLSELISQRDQLILQDSPDEDTLKQLNHEIRSMLIHCGN from the exons ATGGATGAATTAAGAGGACCCACAATACAAATAGTCCTTAACGTTAAAGAAG GACTTGGTTTTGGCTTTCTAAAGAGTCCCTTTGTTGTAAGTGGCTCTTTAAATGGGTACTTGTTAGAAACGGATCCCGTAGTGCCATCTCATGCACCTGTATTTGATGCTGAACTGGTTTGGGAAGCAGATAAAAGAAGATTTAGGAg TTTGCGAGTGCAGAATGTGCCAGTTAAAATAGAAGTCTATATGACTGGCACACAAGAGAGGAAAATTAAGATTGGCTATTTGTTACTAAGTCTTCTCAGTGCACAGCCGTGCCCATCAAATAAGGTTGTAGAT ATTAAACATAGCTGGCACAAATTGCTTGGAGTAAAGTCAGAGGGGAAATGCTGTCATCCACAGCTTCTAATGAGCCTCTCCGTAGAAGACAGACTCAGTACGCCCACTCCT AGAAATGAGCTACGCATATTCCACAGCAATGAAGTTGCATTGCCGTCTGTCCGGTCGAATAAAAGCGCGCCAACACCAGCTACTCGTTCTATGCTATTGActttaa ATGAGTACTTAGCTGAAAGCAGGAAGACTGTATCATCAGTAGAACTTCAACCCAAGTTGCTCTGTGACGAAGGTCTCATACAAATAGGCAGTGGAAACCATCTGTTTGTACTAGGCTTGATGATAGGCGCCGTGGATAACTTAGATCTA TTGCTGCCAGCAGATGCTAAAAACAAGGAAATCAATAACTGCTACGTCACTTACTCTGTGTTTACGCATAATATCAATACGGACAG GGTAAACGCAACATCAGTCAACAATGGCAGCATAGCGCACTTCAATCAACGCACGTCTCTACGACTTCGGACGAGCCTGGCCAGTTTGAGCCGGTACTTTGCTGAGTGTCCGCACCTCGTCACCAGAGTGTGCGTCGGAGACACAGATGTGG GTATATGCAGCCTTGATCTTCGAAAGCTAGTACCAACGGAAGATGTGGAGAAGTTTGTGGCAAGTTTCTGCAACGAAGGCAGCGCGCTGTGCATACAAGAGCGCTGTTATTTACTGCGCTGTGACGACGCGCCGCAGGAGGGGGGCCGGCGAGCGTTCGTGGACGTCGAGCTCAGTCTCAAGTATAGCGGCGTGGGCAGCAATGTGCCGGTCAGTTTGTGCAACGAGGGCAGCTCTACATACAGGAGCGCTGTCACTTACTCCGCTGTGACGACGCGCCGCAGGAGGGGGGCCGGCGAGCGTTCGTGGACGTCGAGCTCAGTCTCAAGTATAGCGGCGTGGGCAGCAATGTGCCGGTCAGTTTGTGCAACGAGGGCAGCTCTACATACAGGAGCGCTGTCACTTACTGCGCT AACCGGAAATAAT AAGCCACCACCGCTGCTGACAGCAAGAAGTGCTAGCCAGCTAGAGAGTGGGCGGAAAAAGGAAGAAGTGGAGAAAGGGGGGATCCTGGACTTTAGGAGCGGGAGCTGCACCACCCTGGACCAGGATGTGGGGGGAGTGGCCTACACTAACATGGCGCCCGGTAACACGGCCAG ATACAAAAACGCATCGGGCGACGTTTACCTCCAAACTAATGAACTAACGGAACTTATAAAGAAAATGTGCGATTCTTTCGCTCAAAGTCAAGAGCGATTGTTGTCGGCGCGACCAAAGGTGACCAGCGACCAGCAGGTGCAGTGCGACCCGACGTTGGACGCAGTGGATGGAGATAACGATAATGTGGAAAG GGAGCCTGACAAATTGTCAAGAAGCAAAAGCGACACACATATTAAACATGATGAAAATG ACAACTCAAGACCAACACTGTCAATCGATCGGGAATCCTTAATGCAAAAATACGTCGGTGAATTGGAAGACTGGAAGGAAAGACAACAACAGTTATTTAAACTGCAA TTAAAACGCAAGGAAGATTACTATTTGGACCAGCTTGCCAACGAGTGGAACAAACGCAGAGCAGAGTTAGAGAGCAAATTGAGCAAAGGCGTGGAGCAATGTCGCAACCTGGCAGCCGACCTGAGTCGCGCCACCGAGGACTTCCGTCTGCGAGGATATAGGAACACTGAAAGGGAAAGaaag CTTCTAGACGCAAAGAAGGCGTTAGAAGCGCACTACACAGCCAAGTACCAGGAGTTGAGGGAGGCGTCGCAGAAGATGGAAGACGACATGAACCACCAGCTCAAGATGAAGGACATGGCGCTAGAGGAGGTGCAGCTCAAGGTCCAGTCGCTGGAGAAACAGAACGCCGCACTTAAG AATGATCTCAAGAATGTTGAGAAGGATGCAGAGAGCAAATATTCAGGCTTAACAAAAGATCAGACAGCGAGCCTTATACAGGAATTG CGCTGCCTGGAGGAGAAGTTGGAGAGCGCGGCGGCGGCGAAGGCGTTCTTCAAAGAGCAGTGGGGGCGCGCCGTGCGGGAGCTTCACCGCGCCAAGCTCGGCCAGCGCGCGCGCATGCTCGCCGAGCTGCGCCAGCACCGCCGCACCATAGCCGACAACAA TTTAGATCCCATAGATGAGTTAGACAAGAGGAACGACCAGAAAATGGACGTAAACAAGCTGAAGGATGACTTCTATATGGACATCATGACAAAAAATCCCATCGAGTCGCAGTCAATTATAA gcAATGATGACGTCTTGGATCTTTATGAGGAATTAAG AATACCAAAAAAGGAGACGAGCGACAAATTGAGTGAACTCATATCGCAGAGAGACCAGCTCATACTGCAGGACTCGCCTGATGAAGACACGCTCAAACAACTCAACCACGAGATTAGGAGTATGCTCATTCACTGTGGGAACTGA
- the LOC112046363 gene encoding ubiquitin-conjugating enzyme E2 J2-like: protein MAKTKVTGATSRLKQDYLRLKNDPVPYVTAEPVPSNILEWHYVVKGPEKSPYEGGYYHGKIIFPREFPFKPPSIYMITPNGRFKTNTKLCLSITDFHPDTWNPAWSISTILTGLLSFMLEKTPTLGSIETSDNQKRCLAAESLEINLKNKMFCELFPEYVEEIEKLLKERQEAILQLDSANMSDSEVMAEQQSNMHFIMTNLFVLVGFVFLACMVKYVLISISNDIQ, encoded by the coding sequence ATGGCAAAAACTAAGGTAACAGGCGCGACCAGTCGCCTGAAACAGGACTATCTCAGGCTGAAGAACGATCCTGTGCCGTACGTGACCGCGGAGCCCGTTCCCTCGAATATATTAGAGTGGCACTACGTAGTGAAAGGCCCGGAGAAGAGTCCGTACGAAGGCGGATACTATCACGGCAAAATTATATTTCCGAGGGAATTCCCGTTCAAACCACCGTCTATTTACATGATCACGCCAAACGGGCGATTCAAGACGAACACAAAACTGTGCCTTAGCATCACTGACTTTCACCCAGACACATGGAATCCGGCGTGGTCCATCTCCACCATACTGACGGGTTTGTTGAGTTTCATGCTGGAGAAGACGCCAACGCTCGGCTCCATAGAGACGTCGGACAATCAGAAGCGCTGCCTGGCAGCCGAGTCGCTGGAGATCAAtctcaaaaacaaaatgttctGCGAACTGTTCCCTGAGTATGTGGAAGAGATAGAGAAGCTGTTGAAGGAGCGCCAGGAAGCCATCTTGCAGCTGGACAGCGCCAACATGAGTGACAGTGAAGTGATGGCTGAACAGCAGTCCAACATGCACTTTATCATGACAAACTTATTTGTGCTCGTCGGCTTTGTGTTCCTCGCCTGTATGGTGAAATACGTCTTGATTTCAATATCTAatgatattcaataa